Part of the Oncorhynchus kisutch isolate 150728-3 linkage group LG2, Okis_V2, whole genome shotgun sequence genome, cagctttctgaggaatgattttccaacagtcttgaaggagttcccacatatgctgagcacttgtttgctgcttttccttcactctgcggtccaactcatcacaattgggttgaggttgggtgattgtggaggccaggtcatctgatgtagcactccatcactctccttcttggccaaatagtcctcacacagcctggagatgtgttgggtcattgtcctgttgtaaaacaaatgatagtcccactaagcggaacccagatgggatggtgtatcgctgcagaatgctgtggtagccatgctggttaagtgtgccttgaattctaaataaatcacgagtgtccccagcaaagcacccccacaccatcacagctCCTCCtttatgcttcacggtgggaaccacacatgcggaggtcatccgctcacctactctgcatctcacaaagacatggaatTAGGAAGCAAaaattctcaaatttggactcatctgaccaaaggacagatttccaccagtcaaTGTCCAttgactggctcaaacgcattaagaaggaaagaaattccataaatacatttttaacaaggcacacctgttaattgaaatgctttccaggtgactacctcatgtagctggttcagagaatggcaagagtgtacaacgctgtcatcaaggcaacgggtggctactttgaagaatctcaaatatagaatatattttgattcgtttaacTCTTTTTTtagttacatgattccatgtgtgttattatgtcttaagtttttatgtcttcactattattccacaatgtaaaaaatataacaaataatgaaaaaccctggaatgagtagatgtgtccaatcttttgactggtactgtaggtggtTAGCTAAATGGAAATACCTGGGTAAAAAAGGGACAAACTAGTGAATTAACAGTAACATCACATATAAAAACCAGTAACCAGGCCAGATGCTTCTGAAATAATTAAGGCAAAATCAAATATATATTGTACTTCGAAACTACACCTCTGGTATTTAAACAGCAGAAAAGTTTACAGTGTGAAACAAAAAGGAAACCATACCAGAGGAATATCGTTTTGTCTTTCGTTGAAATAGCAAGGAGAAACAACAAGTTCCTCACTTTGATTGAGTATAGCCAATTCAGTACTGTAACAATAAAGTTGGTTggcaaaattaaattaaatatcaAGGCAACCTTACCACTTACTACAACCTAGTGCCAGGATTAGAAAATGAAAGTGCAGTGCTCAGTATTCTTCTAAAAATAAATATGTACATCATTGCATAATTGTAACAAACACCCAATGAAGACTAGGCTATACCAACTCACATTGGTTtcaataataaatacattttttagagTCATTCTATTGTTCTCCAAGACTTGCATTTTTTTCACATTTCTGACATTGCATAAGACACTACAAGGTAGCATAACTCAAATGATCTAGCGCCTGTGGCCAAGCATAACTTGGATAGTTACATGATCACAGTAACATATAAACACAAGTCAAAGTACCACATTCTGACTCTCGTTTTGTGTAGTAAACAGACAACCAGACAGTGCTGTTCTGGACATGGCAAATATATAATATGTAATCTATGTACTACAACTTTAAATAACTTGGTAGTAGTAAATTACTTGCCTAATAAGAAGTATTCTTATGTCAAAATGAAACTCACACTATCAGCAAAACAATTATATCAACAGTGCTAACGACCAACTTTCAACTCCAAGTCCATAGAGCAGCAAGTTACTCATCAGTAAAAATAAGAACTCTCCTAAATCTGTAATGCCAGATTAGCATGGACGTCTATCCCTTTGATTTTTGTATTAGTACCACGTGTCCCATGATCTGCCTGACAGAGGCAAATCACAACTCAAAGatctcatcctctctttctcacagTTTCTTGGTGCATTTGGTGATGGTGAGGGGCACTGCACCAAGTATGGCTTGCTGATGCATTCTGGGAGAGGTGATGACTGTGGCACTGTTTGACCTTGTAAATCGACGGTCTGTTGTCTTGCTGGTACAAGCTGCTTCCAAAGATGTCAAACTGTGATGGAAAACCCCAACAGGTGAAATAAACAGAACCTTGACGAAATCAAGCATTGTATGAAGAGCTAAGCACATAATACAGTGTTGTCCAAACCATGGGGccaaatgtaaatacatttgttttaaatTGCAGTTGCCACTTGATGCAATTAACAGAATggtttctgttttcttcctacaaaTATGTCTTCATCTTTTGAACCGTTTAAGCTTCAAAATGTTATGACCCCATCACTCAAAGACAAGACTTTGTTTCCTTCTAGAATGACCACAATGCTGCATTGGAATAATTAATAGAGTGGACAAGACCAGGGACTAAATCAGACTTTTTTAGACAGAAGATCATACAAAAATATTGCCTGATCATCTTCTGAACTTCCCAAtacctttctgttgcatttctGTCACTTCAAACCATACTTTCTTCAGATTGAAATACTGTCAAAAGTACTGTCTTAGTCACAATTTTAAAAAAGAAACATTGGCTGTTGATTTACATACCATTTTTTTACATGGTGGGGTggcacatttattttattttttttcaaaatGGGATCGAGGGCCCAAAAAATTTGGGAACCCTTGACATGTCATGACATCATCACATTGACACCCTAGTCGTTTAGATGGATATTATCATTTCATCaaagttaaagctgcaatatgtcattTTTGGGCGACCGACCAATtacacatagaaatgtgtgttatagatctgtccttCTCATTGAATACAAGTCTAAAAAGCGGTATCTGTTCTATGtgagctatttctatgcttcctttTCTTAAGATCGTTTTTGCATATTTTttctttcggttttgtacaccatctTCCAACAGTTgaaaacaatatttttggttatggaaaagccatttcacagcggtttagatggtacattgATTCTccacactatacttgcttgttttgtcacaatctGAAATTATTCGATTTTTTGCAAGTAGAAAATGGTGGAGCGATTTTGCATAGTGCATCATAAACTAGACTGACCACTAGTTTATGACAGGACAGAATAATACAAAGTGGTGAAGTTATCTGGGTGAATttaccttttctctccctcttggcATCTTTTCACAGCTGCTTGCTTGGTCTGGCTGATCATACGATCCATCCTTTTCAAGAAATTCATTGGAGAAAGTTCTGATGTACCTTCTTGTGTCTTTTCAGAATTGTTCACTGGCTTCCCATTTTGAGTAGAGACTTTTTTACttgtactgtcctgtaccttgCCTGAGTCCTCCTCAGTCACATCTACCCCAATATTAGCATCACTGTTGTAGTCTGACAGCACAGGGATAGAAAGATACTTCTTTAGGAATATTGAGTCATTCGTGTACAGTCTATTTGCTCTTTTGATTTGTTCCATCTGTTAAAAAGATACAATTGCAGATGTGGGTTTATGAAGCTAAACACATTTATCACCATAGCATAAGTCCACAAATTGCCCATTTAAATTGTCATGCAGTTAAAACTCCTCCTTGACAGGATGTGTGCTGGGGCAACATTTCAAATACTCAAACATTTTGGAAGAATGGCAATGCCAATGTCTAGCTACTCACAGATACTCCATATTTCAACGCGAGTCCTTGCAACGTCTCTCCTGGCTGAACTTGGTGTTCAATTCGTCTTTGTCGTACCGGAGAAAGGTTGGATTGTACAAGACTGCCATATGACCTCGTGCGGTTAACGGGGAGTAGACCGGCTCCACCCGTTGAAAGAGGAGCCCGTTCCCCGTGGAACATGGTTGAGCTTATCTAGCCCCCCTCTTGACTTGCTAAGTTAGCaataacgttagctaacgtaAACCAGTTTACGTTACTggctatagtagttactatagtttgccagctagctaaattgcctATACAGTTAGAAAACCTGTATCGTCGTTATTGTAGGGAGGTGGTAGCTAGCTAATAATAACATGAGTTTAAGTGCATGTAGCTAGTTTACCTTATCTCGTCgactagctagttagttagcttcTAAACAAAATCTTGCCATAGGAAAAATGTATTCAGTCAGCTGTCTGTTTCCATGGCTGCCGTGGTATGACCAAGTCCCACAATTCCTCACTGAAAGCAGGAAGTAGCTAGATTACAAACGGTTTTGAAGATGTTTGGAATAGCTAGCTAGCGATTCGCAAATAAGGACCTTGCtaacaaatatttatttatttatttcacctttatttaaccgggtaggcaagttgagaacaagttctcatttacaattgcgaccttaGCTAAACCTATTAATCTAAATGTCGTTTAAAAGAGAGGGCAATGATCAGAGTCAATCGAATATCCCCAAGGCGAGCCATCTTATTAGTTGTTACTTACACATAAATCAATTTGTACTTTAGCTTCCTAGCTACATGCGAAACGGGAACGTTTGTCATTTTAATTAGCTAGTTAgttaacgtagctagctaacgttacttgtTTATTTCCCAGAAAGGGCGTGTTGCAGAATTTCATTCCAGAGGATGAGGTAGCCTTGATGAAAAATGGAAGGTGAAGTGCCCGTTGTGCAAGAAAATAGCCCCCCCttttaatttccttaattttgtggctagagtcaaatactttctgtggcacacatctGAGGCAAATACTTCATATAGAACAAACTTCAGGTCAGGATAGGCAACTGAAATGAATAATTCATGTATGTGTGTTATTAAAACGGGGAGTCGACCCGTTGAAAGAGGAGCACGTTCCCCGTGGAACATGGTTGAGtttaccactctaaccactaggcaggg contains:
- the LOC109908484 gene encoding lysM and putative peptidoglycan-binding domain-containing protein 1; this encodes MFHGERAPLSTGGAGLLPVNRTRSYGSLVQSNLSPVRQRRIEHQVQPGETLQGLALKYGVSMEQIKRANRLYTNDSIFLKKYLSIPVLSDYNSDANIGVDVTEEDSGKVQDSTSKKVSTQNGKPVNNSEKTQEGTSELSPMNFLKRMDRMISQTKQAAVKRCQEGEKSLTSLEAACTSKTTDRRFTRSNSATVITSPRMHQQAILGAVPLTITKCTKKL